DNA from Quercus lobata isolate SW786 chromosome 1, ValleyOak3.0 Primary Assembly, whole genome shotgun sequence:
AATCCCAAATGTGGTACTTTCAATATAACGCCAAACTGGTACCCTTCATAGGCCAGTATAGTGACTATTTAGTCCTAGTTTAAGTTCCCAAggcaaaagaaacaaaatgggGAAATAGATTTTATAATGGGCATAgaacttaataatttttaaaccaaCCACAAGAGAGATTTTCAGTTTCTCCTGTCTGTTTTTCCCCATACTCCCATCCCATTATCTACTaccaaaaaacttaacaaagtTGACATCACCTACctaccttttttgttttgttttggtaaacACATGCACCTACTAGGTGTCGAACCCACCACAAAGGGACAgttgagctatagctcattggCATCACTTACCAAATTCTAAAGAAACATCCATAAGAGACTTCCTCTATTTACCCAAACTAGAATAAAGGATTGCTAAGTATCAAGTCAAGAAAAGAGTATAGTTTGAAAAATCAGAATCAGAAACAGAAGCAAGaatgtagtttttcttttgataggCAGCAAACATGAATTTAGTATGAATCCCAAAGTTGAGAGTACCATGTGTATAACAAAATGTTCATCGAGGCTTTCTCTTGGAAGACATCTctgcatttaaacaaaattgcAAGTTAGTGCAGTCAGGAACTCAGCCATTACAATGGTACAAAAATGAAACACAGATAACAGAGGCAAAACCACTAAAATAGTCACATTTGGTAGCAGAAAGAAGTATAAAGTTTGGGACAcctttagaaatatttttattagcacaaaatttcaaggataatttttaattaataacaatgaaaaagaaaaaaccaatcAGTAAgcattctaatttgattttcttgatgaAAATTATCCATATACATGATTCTCCAAATTAGTTAGGTGGTGCAAAAATGAGAAACTTACTGCTTTCACAGAGGATATAACGTATTCCCTCCCAGGGGAGCTCAAAACATTGGAAGGCAATCTTATCCTATAGAAGTCATCTCCTTTCAGAAGATTCTGCAATAACAGCCAGCATCAACATATTTCAGCAGAGCAATTGCGCGCACAAAGAAAGACAAGTTTGGATAAATAATTACTTGAAACTTCTCCTTCTCCACCTCAGTAAAATCATTCCTCGAAAAACGCAGCTTTGTTAGTGTCTGTTACAAGTAAAACAACACCAAAGTCAGTCCAGCACCAATATATATTGGTATTTCCACGACAAAACCTAAGGCCCGtgtctatatataatatataagagagagaataaaaaaaagagaccTGGGCCCCGTGGTTCCAAGTTTTGAGGCGAGCGTTGAAGATGCCAGCAGGAGAGAAATCGGAGTCACCAAAGGCGTGTTCGAGTGAGAACTGGACCTTCGAATCCTGATCCGACTCCGAATACCTCTTCCGGGTTGGGGTTGTTGGAGGTTGTGGTGATGATGATCGGATGTGGGCGAGATCAGGGAATCCGCCTTCTGAGCCCAAGTCCTCTTCTTCGATGAGGAGTTCATCCGATTGGAAGGCCAGAGATGAGGAGATGAATAGAGACAGAAGCAACAACAGCTcacacattattattattattattattgttcgCTTCATTCTTCGACTCTTCTACTTCCACTTCCACTTCCACTTCTAGTTCCTGAGGAGAGAGCAAATACAAATGCAAGATTGGGAATATGTTTTGTGCTTTTTGTGTCTTTCGCTCCACTGGGGTTGGGTTGGGGATTCAATGACT
Protein-coding regions in this window:
- the LOC115991408 gene encoding ER membrane protein complex subunit 10, with product MKRTIIIIIIMCELLLLLSLFISSSLAFQSDELLIEEEDLGSEGGFPDLAHIRSSSPQPPTTPTRKRYSESDQDSKVQFSLEHAFGDSDFSPAGIFNARLKTWNHGAQTLTKLRFSRNDFTEVEKEKFQNLLKGDDFYRIRLPSNVLSSPGREYVISSVKARCLPRESLDEHFVIHMEGVNILAVNYGAPGACPHPRQLKLPAKWSFKSHTVLKNSEQAPRAPVFSEDILGETAEGEVILPPERSFWAKYWMYLIPLGLIVMNAITQAMNMPEEQGGGQAQQPGAAVQRGPTPAVRRR